One stretch of Pandoraea oxalativorans DNA includes these proteins:
- the greA gene encoding transcription elongation factor GreA, which yields MSTIPLTKRGAELLKEELHRLKTVERPHVITAIAEARAQGDLSENAEYDAAKEKQGFIEGRIADLESKLSAAQIIDPSVLDAEGRVVFAATVELEDLESGGTVLYQIVGDDEADLEHGKISVSSPIARALIGKYAGDVAEVQAPSGVREYEIIDVRYV from the coding sequence ATGAGTACCATTCCTCTGACCAAGCGGGGCGCTGAACTGCTCAAGGAAGAGCTGCACCGCCTGAAGACCGTCGAACGTCCGCATGTGATCACGGCGATTGCTGAAGCCCGTGCGCAGGGCGATCTGTCGGAAAACGCTGAATACGACGCCGCTAAAGAAAAGCAGGGCTTCATCGAAGGGCGTATCGCCGATCTCGAATCGAAGCTCTCGGCAGCACAGATCATCGATCCGTCGGTGTTGGACGCCGAAGGTCGTGTGGTCTTCGCCGCCACCGTCGAACTCGAAGACCTCGAGAGCGGCGGCACGGTGCTGTATCAGATCGTCGGCGACGACGAAGCTGACCTGGAGCACGGCAAGATTTCGGTGAGCTCGCCGATTGCCCGTGCATTGATCGGTAAGTACGCAGGCGATGTGGCCGAAGTGCAGGCCCCGAGCGGCGTGCGCGAGTACGAGATCATCGATGTCCGCTACGTCTGA
- a CDS encoding FadR/GntR family transcriptional regulator — protein MKHSAHAVTDAAVATIRERIERQVYPAGAMLPSQRQLAEELAISRASLREALSTLEALGMVAIRPGKGVYVNDASARIGVAWRFADQISLADTYQLRYALEGFSARLAALAASVTEIDWLTDNVESMKGALIEGDVDAAAQLDFAFHLRIVGLAGNAAIADILRGSTEIVMESQRLPFYQRELVLSTYHEHLEILDALRRRDGAAAGASMERHIVLAAQRAGIHFPIPSAYPSAEGVASRESAERTGASHVQL, from the coding sequence ATGAAGCATTCGGCGCATGCCGTAACCGACGCCGCCGTCGCCACGATTCGCGAGCGCATCGAACGCCAGGTCTATCCCGCCGGTGCGATGCTGCCCTCGCAACGTCAACTCGCCGAGGAACTGGCCATCAGCCGCGCCTCGCTGCGCGAAGCCCTCTCCACGCTCGAAGCGCTCGGCATGGTCGCCATCCGACCGGGCAAGGGCGTCTATGTGAACGACGCCTCCGCCCGTATCGGCGTCGCGTGGCGCTTCGCCGACCAGATTTCGCTCGCCGACACTTATCAGCTGCGCTACGCCCTGGAAGGGTTTTCCGCCCGGCTGGCCGCACTCGCGGCCAGCGTCACCGAGATCGACTGGCTCACCGATAACGTCGAATCGATGAAGGGCGCACTGATCGAGGGCGATGTCGATGCCGCCGCGCAACTTGACTTCGCGTTCCATCTGCGCATCGTCGGCCTCGCAGGGAACGCCGCCATCGCCGATATCCTGCGCGGCAGCACGGAAATCGTCATGGAAAGCCAGCGCTTGCCGTTTTATCAGCGAGAACTGGTGCTCTCCACCTATCATGAACATCTGGAGATCCTCGACGCGCTGCGACGCCGCGACGGCGCCGCCGCAGGCGCTTCGATGGAGCGACATATCGTGCTCGCGGCCCAGCGGGCCGGTATTCACTTCCCTATCCCCTCTGCGTATCCGTCTGCCGAGGGGGTCGCCTCCCGAGAGTCCGCAGAGCGTACTGGTGCATCGCACGTTCAGCTTTGA
- the leuE gene encoding leucine efflux protein LeuE: MLGNSIGILNLWTYLAGVAVVILLPGPNSLYVLAVAAQRGVRQGYAAACGVFLGDTVLMTLAAAGVASLLHTQPALFFVVKYLGAAYLCWMGLNMLRGAIANARSARAKSTRTVAAPKPVDADHPFKRALFISLLNPKAILFCVSFFIQFVDPGYAYPAVSFAVLGVIVQTCSFLYLSTLILAGYRLAEHFRQRRRLSAGATGGVGALFVGFGVKLATATLS, encoded by the coding sequence ATGCTCGGAAACTCGATCGGCATCCTCAACCTCTGGACGTATCTGGCCGGGGTCGCGGTCGTCATTCTGCTGCCGGGGCCGAACTCGCTCTACGTGCTGGCCGTGGCCGCACAGCGCGGGGTTCGCCAGGGGTATGCAGCCGCTTGCGGCGTGTTTCTGGGCGACACGGTACTCATGACGCTGGCCGCCGCCGGTGTGGCGTCGCTGCTGCACACGCAACCGGCGCTGTTCTTCGTGGTGAAGTACCTCGGCGCGGCGTATCTCTGCTGGATGGGCCTGAACATGCTGCGCGGGGCAATCGCCAACGCACGCTCGGCACGGGCCAAATCGACCCGGACAGTCGCCGCACCGAAGCCGGTCGACGCCGATCACCCGTTCAAGCGTGCCCTGTTCATCAGTCTGCTGAACCCGAAAGCGATCCTGTTCTGCGTGTCGTTTTTCATCCAGTTCGTCGATCCGGGCTACGCCTACCCGGCCGTGTCGTTTGCGGTGCTGGGCGTCATCGTACAGACCTGCAGTTTCCTGTATCTGAGCACGCTGATCCTGGCCGGTTACCGCCTGGCCGAGCACTTCCGGCAACGTCGCCGGTTGAGCGCCGGGGCAACCGGCGGCGTGGGCGCGTTGTTCGTCGGCTTCGGTGTGAAGCTCGCGACCGCGACGCTGAGTTAA
- a CDS encoding DUF4149 domain-containing protein has translation MSATSDVTLASGAPRLERLFRLIATVWCGSQWAIGYIVAPTLFAVLESRMVAGTVAGRLFHTQAWLSLVCGVLLVWLATALIARTADAQAARSYRGLRWLAVAMMVCVLIGSFGLQPLMADLRAQAEASGVDIGQSAYASRFGMLHGVSSGLYLLQSLLAIALIWRQPVRG, from the coding sequence ATGTCCGCTACGTCTGATGTGACGTTGGCCAGCGGTGCGCCTCGGCTGGAACGATTGTTCCGCCTGATCGCGACCGTCTGGTGCGGCAGCCAGTGGGCGATCGGCTATATCGTCGCCCCCACGCTGTTCGCTGTGCTGGAGTCGCGCATGGTTGCCGGAACGGTTGCCGGTCGACTGTTTCACACGCAAGCCTGGCTCAGTCTGGTATGCGGCGTGTTGCTGGTCTGGCTGGCTACCGCGCTGATTGCCCGCACGGCCGATGCGCAGGCAGCGCGCAGCTATCGTGGCCTTCGCTGGCTCGCAGTGGCGATGATGGTGTGTGTGCTGATCGGCTCGTTTGGCCTGCAGCCGTTAATGGCCGATCTTCGCGCACAGGCAGAAGCGTCGGGTGTCGACATTGGCCAATCGGCCTATGCTTCGCGCTTCGGCATGCTTCATGGTGTTTCGAGCGGCCTTTACCTGCTGCAAAGCTTGCTGGCGATTGCACTGATCTGGCGTCAGCCGGTGCGCGGCTAA
- the carA gene encoding glutamine-hydrolyzing carbamoyl-phosphate synthase small subunit codes for MLPSFSPAILALADGTVFRGYAIGAAGHTIGEVVFNTAITGYQEILTDPSYARQIVTLTYPHIGNTGVNGEDVEATKVHAAGLIIKDLPILDSNFRANKTLSQYLKDEGVVAIAGIDTRRLTRILRDKGAQNGCILAGEEADEAKAIALAQSFPGLAGMDLAKAVSTPEQYAWTETEWTLEQGYGEQKDPKFHVVALDYGVKRNILRMLAQRGCKVTVLPAQSSADDVFALNPDGVFLSNGPGDPEPCDYAIAATKTFLERRFPTFGICLGHQIMGLAVGAKTLKMKTGHHGANHPVKDLDTGRVVITSQNHGFAVDANSLPANARVTHVSLFDGTLQGFELTDRPAFCFQGHPEASPGPHDIGYLFDRFVQSMADAKQPA; via the coding sequence GTGCTGCCGTCATTCTCACCCGCCATTCTCGCGCTCGCTGACGGCACGGTCTTTCGTGGGTACGCCATCGGCGCTGCCGGTCACACCATCGGTGAAGTGGTCTTCAATACGGCCATTACCGGCTATCAGGAAATCCTTACCGACCCCAGCTATGCGCGCCAGATCGTCACGCTGACGTATCCGCACATCGGCAACACGGGCGTCAACGGTGAAGACGTCGAAGCCACGAAAGTCCATGCCGCCGGCCTGATCATCAAGGATCTGCCGATCCTCGACTCGAATTTCCGCGCCAACAAGACGCTGTCGCAGTACCTGAAGGACGAAGGCGTGGTCGCCATCGCCGGTATCGACACGCGCCGTCTGACCCGTATCCTGCGCGACAAGGGCGCTCAGAACGGCTGCATCCTCGCCGGCGAAGAGGCCGACGAAGCCAAGGCCATCGCCCTCGCACAATCGTTCCCCGGTCTGGCCGGTATGGACCTCGCCAAGGCCGTCTCCACCCCCGAGCAGTATGCGTGGACGGAAACGGAATGGACGCTCGAGCAAGGCTACGGCGAGCAGAAGGATCCGAAATTCCACGTGGTCGCCCTCGACTACGGCGTGAAGCGCAATATCCTGCGCATGCTGGCCCAGCGCGGCTGCAAGGTCACGGTGCTGCCGGCCCAAAGCTCGGCCGACGACGTGTTCGCCCTGAACCCGGACGGCGTGTTCCTCTCGAACGGCCCCGGCGATCCGGAGCCGTGCGACTACGCCATCGCTGCGACGAAGACGTTCCTGGAGCGCCGCTTCCCGACGTTCGGGATCTGCCTTGGCCACCAGATCATGGGGCTGGCCGTCGGCGCGAAGACGCTCAAGATGAAGACCGGTCACCACGGGGCCAACCACCCGGTGAAGGACCTCGATACGGGCCGCGTCGTCATCACGTCGCAAAACCATGGTTTCGCCGTGGACGCGAACAGCCTGCCGGCCAACGCACGCGTCACGCACGTGTCGCTGTTCGACGGCACGCTGCAAGGCTTCGAGCTGACGGACCGCCCGGCATTCTGCTTCCAGGGCCACCCGGAAGCGTCGCCCGGTCCGCACGACATCGGCTACCTGTTCGACCGCTTCGTGCAGTCGATGGCCGACGCCAAGCAGCCCGCGTAA
- the carB gene encoding carbamoyl-phosphate synthase large subunit produces MPKRTDIKSILIIGAGPIIIGQACEFDYSGAQACKALREEGYKVILINSNPATIMTDPDTADVTYIEPITWEVVERIIAKERPDAILPTMGGQTALNCALDLHRHGVLDKYKVELIGASPEAIDKAEDRQKFKDAMTKIGLGSAKSGIAHSMEEALAVQAQIMAEIGGSGYPMVIRPSFTLGGSGGGIAYNREEFEEICKRGLDLSPTRELLIEESLLGWKEFEMEVVRDRADNCIIVCSIENLDPMGVHTGDSITVAPAQTLTDKEYQLLRNASLAVLREIGVETGGSNVQFSINPKDGRMVVIEMNPRVSRSSALASKATGFPIAKVAAKLAVGYTLDELRNEITGGATPASFEPTIDYVVTKVPRFAFEKFREADARLTTQMKSVGEVMAMGRTFQESFQKAMRGLEVGVDGLDEKSTDRDEIVAEIGEPGPDRIWYVGDAFRLGMSLEEVYAETAIDPWFLAQLEAIVKKEKALSGRTLASLTTEELRFLKQSGFSDRRLAKLLGTDQAAVRKARIAQKVRPVYKRVDTCAAEFSTNTAYMYSTYEEECEAQPTDKKKIMVLGGGPNRIGQGIEFDYCCVHAALAMREDGYETIMVNCNPETVSTDYDTSDRLYFEPVTLEDVLEIVDLEKPVGVIVQYGGQTPLKLALDLEANGVPIIGTSPDMIDAAEDRERFQKLLHKLGLRQPPNRTARAEDEALKLATEIGYPLVVRPSYVLGGRAMEIVHEPRDLERYMREAVKVSHDSPVLLDRFLDDAIECDVDCISDGKDVYIGGVMEHIEQAGVHSGDSACSLPPYSLSAETIAELKRQTAEMAKALNVVGLMNVQFAIQQGNGVDTIYVLEVNPRASRTVPYVSKATGRQLAKIAARAMAGQSLTSQGITSEVVPPYYSVKEAVFPFVKFPGVDPVLGPEMRSTGEVMGVGRTFGEALFKSQLAAGSRLPASGTVLLTVKDADKPRAVEVARMLHSLGYPIVATRGTAAAIEAAGIPVRVVNKVKDGRPHIVDMIKNGEIALVFTTVDETRTAIADSRSIRMSAQAHKVTYYTTISGARAAVEGLKYLQNLEVYDLQGLHAQLPA; encoded by the coding sequence ATGCCAAAGCGCACAGACATCAAGAGCATCCTCATCATCGGCGCCGGCCCGATCATCATCGGTCAGGCATGCGAGTTCGATTATTCCGGCGCACAGGCCTGCAAAGCACTGCGCGAGGAAGGCTACAAGGTCATCCTGATCAACAGCAACCCTGCCACGATCATGACCGACCCGGACACGGCCGATGTCACCTACATCGAACCGATCACCTGGGAAGTCGTCGAGCGAATCATCGCCAAGGAGCGCCCGGATGCCATTCTCCCGACGATGGGCGGGCAGACCGCGTTGAACTGCGCGCTCGACCTGCATCGTCACGGCGTGCTCGACAAGTACAAGGTGGAGCTGATCGGCGCATCGCCGGAAGCCATCGACAAGGCCGAAGACCGTCAGAAGTTCAAGGACGCGATGACCAAGATCGGTCTCGGTTCGGCCAAGTCGGGCATCGCCCATTCGATGGAAGAAGCCCTCGCCGTGCAGGCGCAGATCATGGCCGAGATCGGCGGCAGCGGGTATCCGATGGTGATCCGTCCGTCGTTCACGCTCGGCGGCTCGGGCGGCGGTATCGCCTACAACCGCGAAGAGTTCGAAGAGATCTGCAAGCGCGGCCTCGACCTCTCGCCCACGCGCGAACTGCTCATCGAAGAGTCGCTGCTCGGCTGGAAGGAATTCGAGATGGAAGTCGTGCGCGACCGCGCCGACAACTGCATCATCGTCTGCTCGATCGAAAACCTCGACCCGATGGGCGTGCACACCGGCGACTCGATCACGGTGGCCCCCGCGCAGACGCTGACCGACAAGGAATACCAACTGCTGCGTAACGCATCGCTCGCCGTGCTGCGCGAGATCGGTGTGGAGACAGGCGGCTCGAACGTTCAGTTCTCGATCAACCCGAAGGACGGCCGCATGGTCGTCATCGAAATGAACCCGCGTGTGTCGCGTTCGTCGGCGCTGGCCTCGAAGGCCACCGGCTTCCCGATTGCCAAGGTCGCCGCGAAGCTGGCCGTCGGCTACACGCTCGACGAGCTGCGCAACGAAATCACCGGCGGCGCTACGCCTGCCTCGTTCGAGCCGACCATCGACTACGTCGTCACCAAGGTGCCGCGTTTCGCGTTCGAGAAGTTCCGCGAAGCCGACGCCCGCCTGACCACGCAGATGAAGTCGGTCGGTGAAGTGATGGCCATGGGCCGCACGTTCCAGGAATCGTTCCAGAAGGCCATGCGCGGTCTGGAAGTCGGTGTGGACGGTCTGGACGAAAAGTCGACCGACCGCGACGAGATCGTGGCCGAAATCGGCGAGCCGGGCCCGGACCGCATCTGGTACGTGGGCGACGCGTTCCGTCTGGGCATGAGCCTCGAAGAGGTGTACGCCGAGACCGCGATCGACCCTTGGTTCCTCGCCCAGCTCGAAGCCATCGTCAAGAAGGAAAAGGCGCTGTCGGGCCGCACGCTGGCAAGCCTGACGACCGAAGAACTGCGCTTCCTGAAGCAAAGCGGCTTCTCGGATCGCCGTCTGGCCAAGCTGCTCGGCACCGATCAGGCGGCCGTGCGTAAAGCCCGTATCGCGCAGAAGGTGCGCCCGGTCTACAAGCGCGTGGACACCTGCGCTGCCGAATTCTCGACCAACACGGCTTACATGTACTCGACCTATGAGGAAGAGTGCGAAGCCCAGCCGACCGACAAGAAGAAGATCATGGTGCTCGGCGGCGGCCCGAACCGTATCGGTCAGGGTATCGAGTTCGACTACTGCTGCGTGCACGCCGCGCTCGCCATGCGCGAAGACGGCTACGAGACCATCATGGTCAACTGCAACCCGGAAACGGTGTCGACGGACTACGACACATCGGATCGTCTGTACTTCGAGCCGGTGACGCTGGAAGACGTGCTGGAAATCGTCGACCTCGAAAAGCCGGTCGGCGTGATCGTGCAGTACGGCGGCCAGACGCCGCTCAAGCTCGCGCTGGATCTCGAAGCGAACGGCGTGCCCATCATCGGCACGAGCCCGGACATGATCGACGCCGCCGAAGACCGCGAGCGTTTCCAGAAGCTGCTGCATAAGCTCGGCCTGCGTCAGCCGCCGAACCGTACGGCCCGCGCGGAAGACGAAGCGCTCAAGCTGGCCACCGAAATCGGATACCCGCTGGTGGTGCGCCCGTCCTACGTGTTGGGTGGCCGTGCGATGGAAATCGTCCACGAACCGCGTGACCTCGAGCGCTACATGCGCGAAGCCGTCAAGGTGAGCCACGACAGCCCGGTGCTGCTCGACCGCTTCCTGGACGACGCCATCGAGTGCGACGTCGATTGCATCTCGGACGGTAAGGACGTCTACATCGGCGGCGTGATGGAACACATCGAACAGGCGGGCGTCCACTCGGGCGACTCGGCTTGCTCGTTGCCGCCGTACTCGCTGTCGGCCGAAACGATTGCCGAACTCAAGCGTCAGACGGCCGAAATGGCGAAGGCGCTGAACGTGGTCGGCCTGATGAACGTGCAGTTCGCGATTCAGCAGGGCAACGGCGTCGATACGATCTACGTGCTGGAAGTGAACCCGCGTGCGTCGCGTACGGTGCCGTACGTCTCGAAGGCCACGGGCCGTCAACTGGCCAAGATCGCCGCCCGCGCGATGGCCGGTCAGTCGCTCACGTCGCAAGGCATCACGAGCGAAGTCGTGCCGCCGTACTACAGCGTCAAGGAAGCCGTGTTCCCGTTCGTGAAGTTCCCGGGCGTCGACCCGGTGCTCGGACCGGAAATGCGCTCGACGGGGGAAGTGATGGGCGTGGGCCGCACGTTCGGCGAAGCGCTCTTCAAGTCGCAACTGGCGGCTGGCTCGCGTCTGCCGGCTTCGGGCACGGTGCTGCTCACGGTGAAGGACGCCGACAAGCCGCGCGCTGTCGAAGTGGCGCGCATGCTGCACTCGCTGGGCTACCCGATCGTTGCCACGCGTGGCACGGCGGCAGCCATCGAAGCGGCCGGGATCCCGGTGCGCGTGGTCAACAAGGTGAAGGATGGTCGTCCGCACATTGTCGACATGATCAAGAACGGCGAGATCGCGCTGGTGTTCACTACGGTGGACGAAACCCGCACGGCGATTGCCGATTCGCGCTCGATCCGTATGTCGGCGCAGGCACACAAGGTCACGTATTACACGACGATCTCGGGTGCCCGTGCGGCGGTGGAAGGCCTGAAGTATCTGCAAAACCTCGAGGTCTATGACCTCCAGGGCTTGCACGCGCAACTGCCCGCCTGA